Proteins from a single region of Belliella baltica DSM 15883:
- a CDS encoding DUF3078 domain-containing protein has translation MKNLFTLCFLFVALQQSFSQDADSLNQVVLKDTTYWNSEFSVGLNFNQAAFSGNWKAGGVNSIAFGSIAAGKANYAKGKLSWDNQIELIYGIVKNEGQQVRKSNDRIFFDSKVGYKAGGNWSYFGSINFLTQFTDGFEFGPDDQRTLISGFFSPAFLTSGIGMEYKPNKDFALRIAPFSPRFTFVTDPTIIQNVPSNYGVPEGQTVRTEWLALQLFATYNKDITDNLSIRSRYQMFANYETLAFRTIDHRLDVTLIAKITQFVDVTFTSINVYDLDMDPGIQYSQALALGILYKVNNKK, from the coding sequence ATGAAAAATTTATTTACGCTTTGCTTTTTATTCGTTGCCTTACAGCAATCATTTTCTCAAGATGCTGACTCTTTGAACCAAGTTGTTTTAAAAGATACTACTTACTGGAATTCCGAATTTAGTGTAGGGTTGAATTTCAATCAAGCAGCTTTCAGTGGAAACTGGAAAGCAGGCGGGGTAAATTCTATTGCCTTTGGATCAATTGCTGCGGGTAAGGCGAACTATGCTAAAGGTAAGTTAAGTTGGGACAATCAAATTGAATTAATTTATGGCATTGTAAAGAATGAAGGTCAGCAAGTAAGAAAATCAAACGATAGAATTTTCTTTGATTCCAAAGTTGGTTATAAAGCAGGAGGGAATTGGTCGTATTTTGGATCAATAAATTTCTTGACGCAGTTTACTGATGGTTTTGAATTCGGTCCAGATGATCAGCGCACCTTGATTTCGGGGTTTTTCTCACCAGCTTTTTTGACTTCTGGTATTGGTATGGAGTACAAGCCTAACAAGGACTTTGCATTGCGTATAGCGCCTTTTTCACCTAGGTTTACTTTCGTGACTGACCCTACAATCATCCAGAATGTACCTAGTAACTATGGTGTGCCTGAGGGTCAAACCGTACGAACAGAATGGTTAGCCTTGCAGCTTTTTGCTACTTACAATAAAGATATCACAGATAATCTTTCCATCAGATCTAGATATCAGATGTTTGCTAATTATGAAACATTGGCATTTAGAACCATTGACCATAGATTGGATGTGACCTTGATTGCAAAAATTACCCAATTTGTTGATGTGACTTTCACTAGTATCAATGTCTATGATCTTGACATGGATCCAGGAATTCAATACTCTCAGGCACTTGCACTAGGTATTTTGTATAAGGTGAATAACAAAAAGTAG
- a CDS encoding DMT family transporter, with protein MLLAGFLFALMNVSVKLITHIPAIEIILFRSVLSFFMTYIALKRINVPFFGKNKPLLITRGIAGSVGLMAFFYNLQTIPLASAVTINYLAPIFTTILGIFIVKEKVAKRKYIFFGVSFVGVLIIEGFDPRISAFDLGVGLIASLAMGVAYNVIRKLKNSEHPLVIMFYFPLITTPIAAIVSYFFWVMPQGWDWVVLLTVGVLTQGAQYFMTLAYQNANLSKVASLSYVGIVYALGFGFLIFEETYSLLTYLGMILVLAGVLLNVTSKK; from the coding sequence ATGCTATTGGCGGGGTTTCTTTTTGCCCTGATGAATGTATCTGTCAAATTGATTACGCATATCCCTGCGATAGAAATTATACTTTTCAGATCAGTGCTCAGTTTTTTTATGACTTATATCGCATTGAAGCGTATCAATGTACCATTTTTTGGAAAAAATAAACCATTATTGATCACAAGAGGAATAGCTGGGTCTGTGGGCTTGATGGCGTTTTTCTACAATCTACAGACCATTCCCCTTGCTAGTGCAGTTACGATCAATTACCTCGCACCGATTTTTACAACCATCTTGGGGATATTTATTGTCAAAGAAAAAGTAGCAAAAAGAAAATACATTTTCTTTGGAGTTAGCTTTGTTGGGGTATTGATCATTGAGGGCTTTGACCCTAGGATTTCTGCTTTTGATCTTGGTGTGGGTCTGATTGCTTCCTTGGCGATGGGTGTGGCTTACAATGTGATTAGGAAACTGAAAAACTCAGAGCATCCATTGGTAATCATGTTCTACTTTCCCTTGATTACTACACCAATTGCGGCTATTGTTTCTTATTTTTTTTGGGTGATGCCTCAAGGCTGGGATTGGGTCGTACTTCTTACCGTCGGTGTACTTACCCAAGGTGCGCAATATTTCATGACTTTGGCTTATCAGAATGCTAATTTGTCAAAAGTCGCTAGTTTGAGTTATGTGGGGATTGTATATGCACTAGGTTTTGGTTTTTTGATTTTTGAGGAGACTTATAGTTTACTGACCTATTTGGGAATGATTCTCGTGTTAGCAGGAGTTTTGTTGAATGTAACCTCAAAAAAATAA
- a CDS encoding CHAT domain-containing protein, giving the protein MFLRIFFLFLFLSIQTNNPTENETLLTKYEKAISYYEPPQPTNKSDSIALDLFTQIMNDPLNTSLSSEVILDVYEKAGNIYLINNDFEKAISAYRKGIFFNYSEEVLDTLFFASNLFLGESYYRVSKADSSIFFLKNAEKILSQKNSKLEASRLYNSLGVIYYESGNYIQSINYFNQARDLSVGDKSFSELDEFLQFAEYSFLNNIASSLMGLSQLDSALKIYQDMLSFGINDDRALSQISEVYLEKLEPDSAFYYLNSISSEEIKSSISFQNQLAEVLYLKKDFAGSNEILKELVKTKSGIRANNFQLGNTFLLLGKIAFEERKFEDAINFFHQSIIRIDGVFEDENVLSNPSEYSLGFATFQLFESVNRKANSLMELYLQTKDEKYRKSSIETFQTAFNIAFQIANYYDNDEARIFLADYALKAYENAIKYLYSLYQISGNYEDLTLLFEWVEKNKATSLDLSLKEKKVKRNLKLPADLLQREKDLQFSISRLQQQISATNDNNLIEQYQVELRSSRLALSRLIDQLNEIPEYMQAKLAYGIFDIKTIQNNILDRNSALVSFFETDEEIYVFLLDNKNLAVDRIEKKEELTNNLKIFKRALKEYQPGVRYQKRNLGVNLQKQLLSLSDVQWSKYSNLIVIPHGVLMDLPFAVLETESGKFLVEQFTISYQYSVEFLTEIKNLKFSKEKKIAFAPFSTNFWSDADISLNQLPHSQIETDAISENKFSDELATKQQFLEIAPNSGIIHLATHALSDPKDPSQAFIAFYPGDISSRLFTHEIYNLDLGSTSLVFLSACETNAGLISQSEGVLSISRAFSFAGCSNIVTTLWKAEDLATAYISTRFYHHFDKGSGYADALRLAQLDLLNDPKMSQFHHPSFWSHLIFIGDSQLYENWTTNIWYLTAILLGAILILFYLKKNPPQKGWT; this is encoded by the coding sequence ATGTTTCTAAGGATCTTTTTTCTTTTTTTATTTCTATCTATCCAAACGAATAATCCGACAGAAAATGAGACCCTATTAACTAAATATGAAAAGGCAATTTCTTACTATGAACCTCCACAACCAACAAATAAGTCTGATAGCATCGCATTAGATCTTTTTACTCAAATAATGAATGATCCCTTGAATACTTCTCTTTCAAGTGAAGTTATTTTGGATGTCTATGAAAAAGCAGGAAATATTTATTTAATAAATAACGATTTTGAAAAAGCGATATCTGCTTATAGAAAGGGGATATTTTTTAATTACAGTGAAGAAGTATTGGATACATTGTTTTTTGCTAGCAATTTGTTTTTAGGTGAATCATATTATCGAGTTTCAAAGGCTGATAGCAGTATATTCTTCCTGAAAAATGCAGAAAAAATATTAAGTCAAAAGAACTCTAAACTCGAAGCTTCAAGACTCTATAATTCACTTGGAGTAATTTATTATGAATCTGGCAATTATATCCAATCCATTAATTATTTCAATCAAGCTAGAGATCTTTCAGTAGGAGATAAATCGTTCTCGGAATTAGATGAATTTCTTCAATTCGCCGAATACTCTTTTTTAAATAACATCGCTTCATCCTTGATGGGCTTGAGTCAACTAGATAGTGCCTTAAAAATATATCAAGATATGCTCTCTTTTGGGATAAATGATGACCGTGCACTCTCTCAAATTTCGGAAGTCTATCTTGAAAAATTAGAACCCGATTCTGCATTCTATTATTTAAATTCAATTTCTTCAGAAGAAATCAAAAGTTCAATTTCCTTCCAAAATCAATTGGCCGAAGTTTTATATTTGAAAAAAGACTTTGCAGGCTCGAATGAAATTTTAAAAGAATTGGTAAAAACGAAATCAGGTATTAGAGCGAATAATTTTCAACTTGGAAACACCTTTCTACTTTTAGGTAAAATAGCTTTTGAAGAACGAAAATTTGAAGATGCGATCAACTTTTTCCATCAATCAATCATTAGAATAGACGGAGTTTTTGAAGATGAAAATGTGCTGTCCAATCCATCAGAATACAGTTTGGGCTTTGCTACTTTCCAGTTATTTGAAAGTGTGAATAGAAAAGCCAATTCGCTCATGGAACTATATCTTCAGACCAAAGATGAAAAATATAGAAAGTCCTCAATCGAGACCTTTCAAACTGCTTTTAACATTGCTTTTCAAATTGCAAACTATTATGACAATGATGAAGCCAGAATATTTCTTGCTGATTATGCACTGAAAGCTTATGAAAATGCAATCAAATACCTTTATAGTCTTTACCAGATATCTGGAAATTATGAAGATCTTACATTGTTGTTTGAATGGGTGGAAAAAAATAAAGCAACATCATTGGACTTAAGTCTTAAAGAAAAGAAAGTAAAGAGAAACCTTAAATTGCCAGCAGATTTATTGCAGAGGGAAAAAGATTTACAATTTTCAATTTCAAGACTTCAACAGCAAATCTCTGCTACAAATGACAATAATCTAATTGAACAATATCAAGTTGAACTTCGATCTAGTAGACTTGCACTTTCTAGATTGATAGATCAACTCAATGAAATTCCTGAATACATGCAAGCGAAGCTTGCCTATGGGATTTTTGATATAAAAACAATTCAAAACAATATTTTAGATAGGAACTCAGCTTTGGTTTCTTTTTTTGAAACTGATGAAGAAATCTATGTTTTTCTCCTAGACAATAAAAATCTAGCTGTCGATAGAATAGAAAAGAAGGAGGAATTAACAAACAATTTAAAGATATTCAAGAGAGCTTTAAAAGAGTATCAACCAGGAGTACGGTATCAAAAAAGAAACCTGGGAGTGAATTTACAAAAACAGCTTTTATCACTTTCTGATGTTCAATGGAGCAAATACAGCAATTTGATAGTCATTCCACACGGAGTATTGATGGATTTACCTTTTGCAGTATTAGAAACTGAAAGTGGAAAATTCTTGGTCGAACAGTTCACAATCTCTTACCAATATTCAGTAGAATTCTTAACTGAAATAAAAAACTTGAAATTTTCAAAAGAGAAAAAGATCGCTTTTGCACCTTTTTCAACTAATTTTTGGTCTGACGCTGATATTTCTCTAAATCAATTACCTCATTCCCAGATAGAAACTGATGCCATATCCGAAAATAAATTCAGTGATGAATTAGCCACAAAACAGCAGTTTCTGGAAATTGCCCCAAATTCTGGAATTATTCATTTGGCAACACATGCGCTTTCTGATCCCAAAGATCCTAGTCAAGCATTTATAGCTTTTTACCCTGGAGATATTTCAAGTCGGCTTTTTACTCATGAAATTTACAATCTTGACTTAGGAAGTACTTCGCTAGTATTTTTGAGTGCTTGTGAGACAAATGCAGGATTAATCAGTCAAAGTGAGGGTGTTTTGAGTATTTCTCGCGCTTTTTCTTTTGCAGGTTGCTCAAATATCGTCACCACATTATGGAAAGCAGAAGACCTAGCGACAGCATATATTTCAACCAGATTCTATCATCACTTTGACAAGGGAAGTGGATATGCTGATGCATTGCGCTTGGCTCAATTAGACCTTTTAAATGACCCTAAAATGAGTCAATTTCATCACCCATCTTTTTGGAGTCACTTGATTTTTATTGGAGATAGCCAACTATATGAAAATTGGACAACGAATATTTGGTATTTAACAGCAATTCTTCTAGGAGCTATTTTGATTTTATTTTATCTCAAAAAAAATCCACCCCAAAAGGGATGGACTTAA
- the sucC gene encoding ADP-forming succinate--CoA ligase subunit beta: protein MNIHEYQAKEVLKSYGVRIQEGIVAETPEAALEAAKKLNAETGTSWYVIKAQIHAGGRGKGKVQETDSNGVVLAKKLEDVAEKAKNILGGTLVTHQTGPEGKKVNKVLIAEDVYYPGDSEPKEYYLSILLDRAKGSNVIMASTEGGMDIEEVAENHPEKIIKEWIDPKVGLQGFQARKVAFKLGLEGNAFKEMVKFITALYAAYEGTDSSQFEINPVLKTSDNKILAVDAKVNLDDNALYRHKDLADLRDLAEEDPLEVEAGESGLNYVKLEGNVGCMVNGAGLAMATMDMIKLSGGEPANFLDVGGGANATTVEAGFRIILKDPNVKAILINVFGGIVRCDRIANGVVEAYKSIGDISVPIIVRLQGTNAEEGARIIDESGLKVSSAITLKEAAEKVKSAIA from the coding sequence ATGAATATACACGAATATCAAGCAAAAGAAGTTTTAAAGAGTTATGGTGTTAGAATTCAGGAAGGCATCGTAGCAGAGACCCCTGAAGCAGCACTCGAAGCAGCCAAGAAACTCAATGCAGAGACAGGCACTTCATGGTATGTGATCAAAGCACAAATCCATGCCGGTGGACGTGGAAAAGGCAAAGTTCAAGAAACTGACTCCAATGGTGTGGTACTTGCCAAAAAATTGGAAGATGTAGCTGAAAAAGCCAAAAACATCCTTGGAGGAACATTGGTAACGCACCAAACAGGTCCAGAGGGCAAAAAAGTAAATAAAGTCTTGATCGCTGAGGATGTATACTATCCAGGTGATTCAGAACCAAAAGAATATTACCTATCTATCCTTCTTGACAGAGCAAAAGGTAGCAACGTGATCATGGCTTCTACAGAAGGTGGTATGGATATCGAAGAAGTAGCAGAAAATCATCCAGAGAAAATTATCAAAGAGTGGATTGACCCAAAAGTAGGACTTCAAGGCTTCCAAGCTAGAAAAGTTGCTTTCAAACTAGGTTTGGAGGGCAATGCATTCAAAGAAATGGTGAAGTTCATCACTGCGCTTTATGCAGCTTATGAAGGAACTGATTCTTCTCAGTTTGAGATCAACCCTGTATTGAAAACATCAGACAATAAGATCTTGGCAGTAGACGCCAAAGTAAACTTGGATGACAACGCACTTTACAGACACAAAGACCTAGCTGATCTTAGAGACTTGGCTGAAGAAGATCCTTTGGAAGTAGAAGCAGGAGAATCAGGCTTGAACTATGTAAAGCTTGAAGGAAACGTAGGCTGCATGGTAAATGGAGCTGGACTTGCTATGGCTACCATGGATATGATCAAACTTTCTGGTGGTGAACCTGCCAACTTCCTTGATGTAGGAGGAGGAGCTAATGCTACTACTGTGGAAGCAGGGTTTAGAATTATCTTGAAAGATCCAAATGTAAAAGCCATCTTGATCAACGTATTTGGTGGGATCGTAAGATGTGATAGAATTGCCAATGGTGTAGTTGAAGCTTACAAATCAATCGGAGACATCAGCGTTCCTATCATCGTAAGACTTCAAGGAACAAATGCTGAAGAGGGTGCTAGAATCATTGACGAATCTGGCTTAAAAGTATCTTCTGCAATCACTTTGAAAGAAGCTGCTGAAAAAGTAAAATCAGCAATCGCTTAA
- a CDS encoding RNA polymerase sigma factor, producing the protein MKINKTNSEDSILDDIKAGGILLNKALEYMYSTYYRLLESIILKNSGDEDDAADVIQDTFLAFVKMVQDGRFRKEAGVKSMLYSIARNLWITEIRKRKSTQNRHEIFEQGNDVEVIGVSVEIEKIENQKLILSLFESIGQKCKSILISFYYENLSMKDIMEKEDFSSEQVLRNKKYKCLKSLIEKVNGNEILAKSVKNALQND; encoded by the coding sequence ATGAAAATAAATAAAACTAATTCTGAAGATTCGATTCTTGATGACATTAAAGCAGGCGGAATCTTGCTAAATAAAGCTTTAGAATACATGTATTCAACGTATTATAGACTCTTAGAAAGCATAATTCTCAAGAATAGTGGAGACGAGGATGACGCAGCAGACGTAATTCAAGACACGTTTTTGGCTTTTGTGAAAATGGTACAAGATGGGAGATTTCGTAAAGAGGCTGGCGTCAAATCTATGCTTTACAGTATCGCGCGAAATCTTTGGATTACAGAAATAAGGAAAAGAAAAAGCACTCAGAATAGACATGAGATATTTGAGCAGGGAAATGATGTTGAGGTGATAGGAGTTAGTGTAGAAATAGAGAAAATTGAAAACCAAAAATTGATATTATCACTTTTTGAATCAATTGGTCAGAAGTGTAAAAGCATTTTAATTTCATTCTACTATGAAAACCTGTCAATGAAAGATATTATGGAAAAGGAGGATTTTTCAAGCGAGCAAGTCTTGAGAAACAAGAAATATAAGTGTTTGAAATCCTTAATTGAAAAAGTAAATGGGAATGAAATATTGGCTAAATCTGTAAAAAATGCGCTCCAAAATGATTGA
- a CDS encoding tetratricopeptide repeat protein: MIDDKNITRLDAYLDNKLSEEEKNLLLQELKENAALNELLELLKISRKSIELAGLKNQIQSVQKEYLKSRVIKVVKIKPSTWWIGVAASISLFILIGNFWIQKLPSQLIEENYIPYEISTMRSSEIPLSELENDFKNKVWTRILSAVPQNSENQAEVFLAGIAAYEHEDFESAIEYLERVIQLNQVIIERYFNDEAEYYLGLSLLKSEKYNDAFVLFQKINLDENHSYYGVFTSSDLFKLKVLKWIKNWYNY, from the coding sequence ATGATTGATGATAAAAATATTACCCGCCTTGATGCCTATTTAGACAATAAGCTTTCTGAAGAAGAAAAAAACTTACTTCTACAAGAACTAAAGGAAAATGCAGCGTTGAATGAACTTTTGGAATTATTAAAGATATCTAGAAAAAGCATCGAATTAGCAGGATTGAAAAATCAAATTCAATCAGTCCAGAAAGAATATCTCAAAAGCAGAGTTATCAAAGTTGTCAAAATCAAACCGTCCACTTGGTGGATTGGAGTGGCCGCGTCTATTTCACTTTTCATACTAATTGGAAACTTTTGGATTCAAAAATTACCATCTCAACTTATTGAAGAAAATTACATTCCCTATGAAATATCAACCATGCGTTCATCTGAAATCCCTTTGAGCGAATTAGAAAATGATTTTAAAAACAAAGTTTGGACAAGAATTCTGTCTGCTGTTCCTCAAAACTCCGAAAATCAAGCAGAAGTATTCTTGGCTGGCATAGCTGCATATGAACACGAAGATTTTGAAAGTGCCATTGAATATTTGGAACGTGTAATTCAGCTCAATCAAGTCATAATCGAAAGGTATTTTAACGACGAAGCAGAGTATTATTTAGGTCTTTCATTATTGAAATCAGAAAAATATAATGATGCATTTGTATTGTTTCAAAAAATAAATTTGGATGAAAATCACAGTTATTATGGGGTTTTTACTAGTTCTGATTTATTTAAACTTAAAGTCTTAAAATGGATTAAAAATTGGTACAATTATTGA
- a CDS encoding ABC transporter ATP-binding protein, translating to MLEAKGIEKYYGDLHVLKGVDVTIKSGEVVSIVGASGAGKSTLLHILGTLDDADKGEVKVGNVVITQLKGDQMAAYRNKEIGFIFQFHNLLPEFTAEENIIIPGLIAGRGEKELKKRALELASILGVSGRLDHKPAELSGGEQQRIAVARALINDPKIIFADEPSGNLDSKSAEDLHQLFFKLRDEFGQSFVIVTHNQELAQMADRMLTMQDGKII from the coding sequence ATGCTGGAAGCTAAAGGAATAGAAAAATATTATGGAGATCTCCATGTGCTTAAGGGCGTGGATGTTACGATCAAATCTGGGGAAGTGGTCTCCATAGTAGGTGCTTCTGGCGCAGGCAAAAGTACCCTCTTGCATATTCTCGGAACTTTGGATGATGCAGACAAGGGTGAGGTCAAAGTAGGGAATGTAGTTATTACCCAACTCAAGGGAGATCAAATGGCAGCTTACAGAAATAAAGAGATTGGTTTTATTTTTCAATTTCACAACTTACTTCCTGAGTTTACAGCTGAAGAGAATATCATCATTCCTGGATTGATTGCTGGTAGGGGGGAGAAAGAGTTGAAAAAAAGGGCTTTGGAACTCGCTTCGATTCTTGGTGTAAGTGGAAGATTAGATCATAAGCCTGCTGAACTTTCAGGTGGTGAACAGCAACGTATCGCAGTAGCGCGGGCACTGATCAATGACCCCAAGATTATTTTTGCAGATGAGCCTAGTGGAAACCTAGACTCCAAAAGTGCAGAGGATTTGCATCAGTTATTTTTCAAGTTGAGAGATGAATTTGGACAGTCTTTCGTCATTGTCACTCACAACCAAGAATTAGCTCAAATGGCCGATCGTATGCTGACCATGCAAGACGGAAAGATTATCTAA
- a CDS encoding universal stress protein, which produces MQKKIDAEILFMHIIITPIVWAKLTPEQENLFLDKKSEINAVKANLKDLVERAQAMGISANKLLVYSNGAERINKYVESEKVDMVVMGSHGTYGFKEHMLGSNTYSMLRRTNVPVIVIKEGFEHSSIDTLVIATNFREETGKSFAQIENFTELLKAELKVLYVNTPDHFVETNDILKIGQSFLDEFAAYNHEINIVDAFREERGIIQFAKKTQADAVAVITFGKSDLLQYFSPSVTENLIAMIDIPVISLRKNTF; this is translated from the coding sequence TTGCAAAAAAAAATAGATGCAGAAATTCTATTCATGCACATCATTATCACTCCCATTGTTTGGGCCAAACTCACACCTGAACAAGAAAACTTATTTCTAGATAAAAAAAGTGAAATCAACGCTGTCAAGGCAAATCTTAAAGACCTTGTGGAAAGAGCTCAAGCAATGGGTATATCGGCCAACAAACTACTTGTCTACTCCAATGGAGCTGAAAGAATCAATAAGTATGTAGAATCAGAAAAAGTTGATATGGTAGTGATGGGTTCTCACGGAACCTATGGCTTCAAAGAGCACATGCTTGGCTCTAATACCTACTCCATGCTTAGAAGAACCAATGTACCTGTCATTGTCATTAAAGAAGGGTTTGAGCATAGCAGTATAGATACTTTGGTAATCGCTACTAATTTCAGAGAAGAGACAGGTAAATCCTTTGCACAAATTGAAAACTTTACTGAATTGCTAAAGGCAGAATTGAAGGTACTATACGTCAATACGCCAGATCATTTTGTAGAGACAAACGACATCTTAAAAATTGGACAGTCATTTTTAGATGAATTTGCAGCTTACAATCATGAAATTAATATTGTAGATGCTTTCCGAGAAGAACGAGGAATTATACAATTCGCCAAAAAGACCCAAGCCGATGCCGTAGCCGTAATTACATTTGGCAAATCAGATTTACTCCAATATTTCTCACCAAGTGTCACGGAAAATTTGATCGCTATGATAGATATTCCTGTGATCAGTTTGAGAAAAAATACTTTTTAA